One Tamlana carrageenivorans genomic region harbors:
- the rhaM gene encoding L-rhamnose mutarotase has product MQRIAFKMKLNKGQKQAYKARHDKLWPELKQLLKEAGVSEYSIFLDEYTDTLFAFQKVSGNNNSQDLANNDIVKKWWDFMADIMEVNPDNSPVTMPLEELFYLD; this is encoded by the coding sequence ATGCAAAGAATAGCTTTTAAGATGAAATTAAATAAAGGTCAAAAGCAAGCCTATAAAGCACGTCATGATAAGTTGTGGCCAGAGCTAAAACAGTTACTTAAAGAAGCAGGGGTTAGCGAATACTCGATATTTTTAGATGAATATACCGACACGCTTTTTGCCTTTCAAAAAGTTTCAGGGAATAATAACTCTCAAGATTTGGCTAATAACGACATTGTTAAAAAATGGTGGGATTTTATGGCTGATATTATGGAAGTAAATCCCGATAATTCGCCAGTTACCATGCCTTTGGAAGAGTTGTTTTACTTGGACTAA
- a CDS encoding T9SS type A sorting domain-containing protein gives MKKITLKFIAALFFCAFALQVQAQGNAFDHMEATYMIKVDGEDLYLTLPDQTPPIFGTWEQKLTYQPLNTAKPELQQFKTVKVPDGAIGSGFYYIESVIAGRGLVEILQSDVDSPVIGVKGNTAAAPSPDGLDVWNPTRNSGTQIFSENTCATCSWAGKAKRRIQTAGDGLEVKLNGGAGVTFSWEATTLSNSKFDTSSVFVSNPVKEVLSIGGLTSNFEQVSVYSLLGKEVITRKLNGNTSMELDVNALVAGIYIVEFQGKGVGFSKKIVKQ, from the coding sequence ATGAAAAAAATTACTTTAAAATTTATTGCTGCATTATTCTTTTGTGCATTTGCTTTACAGGTGCAAGCTCAAGGTAATGCTTTTGATCATATGGAAGCAACCTATATGATTAAAGTAGATGGTGAAGATTTGTATTTAACTTTACCAGACCAAACCCCACCAATATTTGGAACTTGGGAACAAAAACTGACATATCAACCTCTAAATACCGCTAAACCAGAATTGCAACAGTTTAAGACGGTTAAAGTTCCAGATGGTGCAATAGGATCAGGGTTTTATTATATCGAATCTGTTATTGCAGGAAGAGGGTTGGTTGAAATTTTACAATCTGATGTCGATTCACCTGTAATAGGTGTTAAAGGAAATACGGCTGCAGCTCCTAGTCCTGATGGTTTAGATGTGTGGAATCCAACGAGAAATTCTGGAACTCAAATATTTAGTGAGAATACATGTGCAACTTGTAGTTGGGCTGGAAAAGCTAAGCGAAGAATTCAAACAGCTGGTGATGGTCTTGAAGTAAAATTAAACGGTGGAGCAGGTGTTACGTTTTCTTGGGAAGCCACTACTTTAAGTAATTCGAAGTTTGATACAAGCTCAGTGTTTGTTTCAAACCCAGTCAAAGAAGTACTTTCTATTGGTGGTTTAACCTCTAATTTTGAGCAAGTTTCAGTTTATTCTTTACTAGGTAAAGAGGTGATAACAAGAAAATTAAATGGCAATACGTCAATGGAATTAGATGTTAATGCACTGGTTGCTGGAATCTACATTGTAGAATTTCAAGGTAAAGGTGTGGGCTTCTCAAAAAAGATTGTTAAGCAGTAG